TTAGGTCTTTTGGCTTTCTAGCGAGCAAATCTTCGATCGAGATATCTTTGATCGGCTCATTTTCGATAAGCGAAAAGAGTTTCATATCTCTTATGCCATATCCAGTTAGCTCATCAACTAAGGCCTGAAGTTCGTCTTGATCGAGCGCAAGTGCGATGATAGCAGTCTTTGCGTCGTAGTCTTTTATAAGGCTTGGTATATCTTTTTTATCTTGAACTAAAAATCCATCACAATATGTGCCAACAAGGTCGCTTCTGCCATCTACCACACCAACTGCGTAGTAGTCAAGATAACCCTGTTTTAAGCCACGTAATACGTGAAGCGCCTTTGAGGTTGCGCCTATAACGATACAAGGCTCACCTTTGTGAGGTCTGTTTGAAAAGTCAAGCACCATACGCTTTGAAATTCTCAAAAGCCCGATAAGTAGGCACGAGATGAGAAGGTCGATAAAGATAACACTTCTTGGATAAGGATTTAAAAAATCTTGTATGATGAAAAATACGATCGTAAATAAGATCGCCGCGCAAACGTGAGCTAGGAAAATTTTACGAGCTTCATTTAAGCCAAAAAATCTCCACGGCACCTTGTAAATTTTAAACATCCACATGAAAAAGAGCTTAAATACGATCAAAAATCCAGCCGTTACAAAAAGTCCTTGCACGTAGATATCTGGGATGTCGGCGTTAAATCTTAAAAGATATGCTGCATATATCGAAAAAACAAATATAAAAACATCACCAAGAAGGAAAAATACGAGCCTTTTTAACTTCGTTGCATGAAACATTTACGCATTTTCCTTGACTATTTTGATCACTCTTTCTTGTGTCTGCTCGCTCATATCGCTACCGCTTGGCAAGCAAATTCCTCTTGAAAATAGATCTTCGCTATATCCATCAACAAAACTTAGCGCGCCTTTAAATACTGGCTGCATGTGCATAGGCTTCCAAAGTGGGCGGCTCTCGATGTTTGCATCAGCTAGTGCTTTTATAACTTTTAAATGTGCATCTTTTTTAGCAAAAACGCCGGTTGTAAGCCATCTGTTTCCACGAGAATTTGGCAGCTCTGGCATAAATTCTAAAATATCGCCAAGCTCTTTTTCATAGATATCAAAGACTTTTCTCTTTTGTTCGACTCTCTTTTCTAAAACTTCCATCTGAGCCACGCCAATAGCGCCTAGGACGTTGCTTAAGCGGTAGTTGTAGCCGTAGTCTTTATGCTCGTAGTGAAGCAGCGGCTCTCTTGCTTGTGTGCTGTAAAATCTAGCTTTTTCTACAAATTCGCTATCTCCAACTAGCATACCGCCGCCTGAAGTGGTGATGATCTTATTGCCATTAAAGCTATATCCGCCCATCACGCCAAATGTGCCAAGCGCCTTGCCACCGTAAAATCCACCAAGTGCCTCAGCTGCATCTTCGACCAAAGCGATACCCTCGTTTTGGCAAATTTCGCAAATTTCTTTCATCTTTGAAGCTTGGCCGTAAAGATGAGTGAGCACTAATGCTTTTGGCTTTTTAGGTAAATTTGATATCGCTTTTTTTAGTAGTTCTGGGCTTAAATTCCAGCTCTCGTCGCTATCTATAAAGACTGGAGTTGCCTTTTCATAAAGTATCGGCGAGACTGAAGCCATGAAAGTAAAGCTAGAAGCTAGCACAAGATCACCCTCTTTTACACCAAGGACGCGAAGTGCTAGGTGAAGTGCCGCAGTTCCAGCGCATAGTGCAAGCGCATCTTTGGCTCCAGTATAAGCCTTTATGCTATCTTCAAATTTATTGACATATTCGCCAAGTGGCGCTATGTAGTTGCTTTCAAAAACTTTTTTTATATATTCCTGCTCTTTTCCACTCATGTTTGGTGGAGATAAAAAAACCCTATCCATTTTCATACCTTTCGTGATTTTTGGCGATTTTAGCACTTATTTTTAAATTTATATCTTAGCGCGCTCGCATGCAGGCACACCGTAAGCCTTTATGCCATCCTTTATATCTCTAACTACTACGCTTCCAGCACCAATAATGCAGTTTTTGCCGATGCTTATGCCTTGAATGACGCTTGAGCCAATGCCAATGTGCGTAAATTCTCCCACGCTAACGTTTCCAGCAAGGGCTGCATTTGGGCTGATGTGAGCAAATTTGCCTATCACGCACTCATGCTCTATCACCGCGCCAGAGTTTATGATAGCACCCTCTTTTATGCAAGCTTTTGCGTTTATCACGGCATTTGGCATGACCACTGCGCCTTTTTCTATCACAGAACTCTCGCTCACAACCGCACTTTTATGGATCAAATTTACTATCTCAAAGCCAGCGACCTCCACCTTTTGGCTGATCTTTTGCCTTGTTTTATTATCGCCTATGGCTATTATGATGTCAGCTTTTTCAAGCTCTGGGCTAAATTTACGCTCACTAGCATCGTCTAAAAAAACTATTTCATCATAGCCGTTACTTCTAGCGATGTCAGCGACTACAAGGCCGTGACCGCTCGCTCCGTAGATGTAAATTTTCTTAGTTTTTGCCATTAAATTTCTCCGTCGTCGCCTGCCCTTCTTTGCTTACACCACTTCGTTTTAGCACCTTTTCGATAGTCTGCAAGGCGATCTTTACATCAAGCATAAAGCTTAAATTTTTAGCGTAATAGACGTCGTACTCAAATTTTTTCTCCCAGCTTATGGCGTTTCTACCATTTACCTGTGCTAGGCCTGTGATACCAGGGCGCACGTCGTGGCGATGCTTTTGCGTTTCGTTATAGATGGGTAGATACTCAACCAAAAGCGGTCTTGGTCCAATGAAGCTCATATCGCCTTTTAGCACGTTAAAAAGCTGTGGTAGCTCATCAAGGCTAAGAGAGCGGATAAGTTTGCCAAATCTACCAAGACGCTGCTCATCTGGCAAAAGCTCGCCATTTGCGTCACGCTCATCACTCATCGTCTTAAATTTATAAATTTTAAAAATTTTCTCATTTAGCCCTGGTCTTGCCTGCGTGAAAATGACATCACGGCTTACTTTAAAGTAGATAAAAATCGCCGTTGCTATGATGATAGGTGATGTTAAAATGAGCAAAAACAAAGCTCCCAAAATGTCAATCACCCTCTTTAAAAAATTTCTATACATCTATAAATTTCCTATAAATTTCTATATATCTTTTTGCGATTTGCTTCTCGTCAAACTCGCTAACCGCCCAGTTTCTGCCATTTGCTCCAAGCTTAGCGCAAAGCTCCTCATCATCAAGTAAAATTTTTATCTTACTAGCAAGATCGCTTGCGTCTTTTACCTTGCATAAAAGTCCGTTGTAGCCCTCTCTTACAGCTTCATTACAGCCTGTCACGTCGCTTGCAACGACTGCTTTAGCCATGCTCATCGCCTCTAAAACCGTTCTTGGAAAGCCCTCTTTGTAGCTTGGCAAAGCCAGTAAGTAAGAAGCTTTTAAAAGCTGTGGTATGTCGTTTCTAGCACCAAGATATCGCACTTTGCCACCTTTTAAAAAGCTCTCGTTGGCGGTTGATTTATTACCAGCAAAGCCCTCGCCCACAAAGACAAATTCGCAGTTTTTATAGCCATTTAAAATTTCTGCTGCCTCATAAAATTCACGAACACCCTTGTGCCACATGGCTCTGGCTATCATGAGAACCACCTTTTTTTCACCCAAGTCCGCCGCCTGCGTGATAGCTGGGTCAAATTTAGCAGTATCGACGCCGACACTTTTTATGCGGTACACCTTGCTTTTATCTATCAAATTTTTAGAGATCAGATAGTCTGGATCTGCGTCATTTACGAAGATGCAAGCATCAGCCTTTGCAAAAGAGAGCTTATAAAGGCTCTCCATGACAAAACGCACGGCCTTTGTCTTAATATCATCATCGATATAAAAGCTACCAAGGCCTTCAACCAAATTTATCACGTGCTTTATGCCAGCGTTTTTAGCAGCAAATGTGCCAAAGACATTTGACTTGTGAGCGCCAGTTTGAAGCAGGTCTAAATTTAGCTCGCCTAAAATTTGAGATAGTTTTTTTGAGTTATTTATCACGGTTAGTGGATTTAGGCTCGCCTTGTCAAGCTCGTAGGTGACGGTGTGAAAGCTTTTAGCAAGCTCATTAGTGAAATTTCCTTTTGGAGCGATAGCAAAAACCTCATGCCCCATATCTTTTAAAGCCTGCATTATAGGGCGTCTAAAAAAGTGTATGCTCATATCAGCATGGCTTAAAAATCCTATCCTTGCCATATCTACCTCTTTAGCCTATAAACTTTTGCCGCCCCATCAAGTATGACTGGCTCAAAGACCTTTGGATCGTATCTTTCGAGCACGAAAAGCTGGATGTAGGCGCTATTTAAAATGCTCTCATCAAGGATGATAAATCTACCATAATCCCTCATAAAAATGACAGAAATGTTTGAACTTTCATTATTTTTATACTCTTTTACATTTAGCTTGCCAGCCTCGTTGTAGTCGGTCTCTATGAAAGATCTTAGTGGTAAGACATTGCCATCATAGATCAAATTTGTGACATCACTTGTTAGAGTAAATCCACCACTTAGCCTAATGCCCTTTTCGCTTTGCGAGATCGCTCTAGTGGTGATGAAAAGTCCATTGTTTAAATTTTTACCACTTTTTAGATCGATCTTGCTAAACTGCAAAATCGTAGGGAAAATGCTAAGCATCCTATCTGGCAGGTAATAATATATCTCTCTGCTCTTTGCTGGCAGGCTAAAATTTGCCTCTTTTATCTCGCTAAAAAACTGATCAACGCTTAAATTTCTATCTTTTAAAATTTGAGCCAAGTTTCCATTAAAGTGCTCTTTGAAATTTCGCTCAGTGTATTCGACATCGAGCCTTGCCATATTTGCCGAGCTCATCTCGTCGCTTCCAAGCGCAAAGCTCACGGCAAAATTTTCACGTCCAAGGTGCTTTCCGCCGTCAATTAGCGTCTTAACATCACTGTAATATCTAATCGGATATCCATAGTCCCACCATGCAACCACGTAGTCCTCGCGTCCTGCGATGCCTTTTAGCTTATTTAAAATTTCAACCTCTTTATTTACAAAGACTGGCTCAGCCTTGTAGCCATAGATGTGAATGAGTGCTGGAGCAAGCACTAGGGCCGCTATGAAGGCTCTTATGAGATTTAGCACGGCTCCTTTTAGCTTTAAATTTGTAAGCACAAACTCCACTAAGTAGCCAAAGCCAAGCGCCATGATAGGCACGGCGTAAATGGTAAATCTAAGGCCGCTTTTAAAGGCCAAAAAGCCAAGTGCGAGCATGCCAAGCGAGACGGCAAATGAGCGGTGCTTGTAGCAAAAAAGAGCGACGCCAGCAAGCGAGATCAAAAATGTGATGACATTTGCGCTGATCCTCTCGCAAAATAGCGTAAAATCAACAACGCTTGACTCTTGGATGGTTTGATTGACATTAAAAAAGTGAAAGCTCATGCCGCCAACTTCAGGCGCATCTCTAAAGACGTAAAATTTAAGCTGAAAGATTATCGGATTTAGCCCGCCACGGATGACAAAGACGATAAATATAACCGCCAAAACACTAAGAACAAATTTTAAATTTATCACATCTTTTTTAAGTAAGCAAAGTGCATAAATAGCGATGACAACGATAAATTTAAGAGTTAGATCAAGGTTTGAGATAGCAAGTAAAAGCAGAGAAATTTCAAGGTAAAAAAGTGGATTTTTCCTATCAAAAATGAGCGTGTAAAGTAAAAATAGTCCAGTTAAAATGCTAATAAGCGAAAAGGCGCTCATATACCACCACATATAGATAAGCACGCTTAAAGGTGCTATTATCAGGCTCTTTGCGTCCTTTTTCTCAAGCACTCTAACAAGCCCCCAAACGACAAAAACGCTAAGTGGGATGATGAGCATGTCAGTGTCGTAATATCCTGCCATAGTGCGGTTGTAGTAGCTATTTGCGATCACTGCAAGAAGTGCAGCAATGAAGCCAGCCATTTTTGCTTTGTATTCATTTGCGATCAAGATAACAGGCACAGCCACAAGCGACGAGAAAAAGACGCTCATATAAATCATCGCCGTCTCAAGCTTGACGCCTAGAAATTTCACGATCCAGTAAGTAAGTGTCGAGAGTGGATAGCCGTAGTAGCTAAGGTCGTTTTCTTGGTGAAAGCTAGCCAGCATATCCCTTGCGCCCTCGGCAAATGCGTAGCCGTCGTTTGTGCTGATCATCAGCTCGTTGTTCCAGAAAAATACCGGATATTCGCTCGCCCAAAAGACCCAGTAAAGCCTGCAAACCATGCCAAAGATGACTGCGACAAATATCATAAGGTATAAAGAGTAATTTTTAAAAAACAAATTTCTATTCATTAGGATTTTCCAAAAATTTTATAAGCTCGCTCGCTATATTTTCACTATCAAAAAATTTAGCCCGATTATACGCAACATTTTCAAAATTTTGCCTTATCTTTGGCTCATTAAGCACTTTTATCATCGCCTCTTTCATAGCATTTTCGTCATCAACAGGTACTAAAATGCCAAACTCGCTCTCACCCAAAAGCTCCTTTGCGCCGCTCTTATGCTCGGTTGAGATGATAGTTTTTTCGCATGCTAGCGCTTCAAGCAAGACGTTTGAAAAGCCCTCAAAACGCGAGGCACAAAGCAAGCAAGAGGCGTTTTTTATATGCCTAAAAGGGTTTTTATCAGTGCCAAGAAGCTTTACTCGCTCGCCCACGCCAAATTTATCTATCAAATTTTGCAGCTCGTCTTTTAAAGGCCCTTTGCCAAGGATGCCAAGCGTGGCGCAAGGGTCGTTGATTGATGCGATTATTTTTATTAGCATGGCTTGATTTTTACCGCTATCAAGGCGACCTATGTTTATGAAAAATGGCTTAAAGTCGCTCTCAAGTGGCTCATCTTTTAGCAAATTTATAGTTTTTAGATCAAGGGCGTTATAAAGCACCTTTGTTTTTGCCTCGCTCATACCAAAATTTCGCACCAGATCCTCTTTGTTGCCAGCTGCATTTGCGAGGATTAGATCAGCCTTTTTATAAAGATGAGTGAGTAAAAATTTATTAACCCTGCCGCTTAGATCGTCTTTATATAGGATCGATGGACAACTTCGCTCGCTGATAACCAGCCTAGCCTTTAGCCCTAAAATCCTAGCAACCCCAGCGATATAACAAGGGCGGTTCATCAGCACAAACTGCGTGTCGATGTTTAAGCTTTGGCAAAGATTTTTATATTTAAAGGCAAGCATTGGCATCGCTAAAAAGAGCCTTGCAAGCTTCTTTAGCCCGCTCTCATAAGGATCGCTATTTTCTATAAAGTGGATTTTCACCTCGTTTGGGATCTCATAGGCGATGACCTTGCTCATTAAGATGAGATGAACTTCATAACGTTTGATCAAAAATGGCAGTAAATTTGCCACATTTCGCTCAGCCCCGCCAGGCCCCATCGAGTATAAAAAAACGGCTAATTTTTTCACTTGCTAACAACCTTTTTTATAAATTCTCGCCACTGCTTGATGATATTTTCTTTGCTAAATAAATTTGCACTTTCGCTGGCGTTTTTTGCTAGTTTTTGCCTTAAATTTTCATCTTTTAAAAGCATCTCAAGCTTCTCTTTTAGATCATTGCTGTCGCCATTTTTAAAGATAAGCCCGTCAATGCCATCATTTATAAGCTCTCTTGCGCCCACAGTGTCGCTACTTAGCCTAGTGCAACCAAAAGCGCCTGATTCTATTAGCACATTTGAAAGCCCCTCACTTCGTGAGCTAAGAGTAAAAATTTTTGCCTCGCTATAAAGCTTGCTAACGTCGCTCATGTGACCTAGAAATTTGACGTTAAGCCCTAAATTTGACGCCATTTGCTTCAGTTCGGCTTCTTGCCTGCCACTGCCTGCGATCTTTATCTCCCAGCCATCAAGCAAGCTCTTATCCACCTTGCTAAGCGCCTCAAAATAGATATCATAGCCCTTTACCACCTCCAGCCTTGCCACGCTTAAGATGACATTTTGCTTCTCGCAATTTTCAGGCACATCGATAAAAAGTGGGTTGTGGATGACCTCGCGATTTTTGGCAAATTTATAGTAGTCGTAGTCGCTTTTACTTAGCACGCTTAAGCCATCTACAAAGAGGTAGCTAATATCACGCATGGCACTTGCGATTTTGCTTTTTAAGTAGCTGTGCTCGTGGTGCTCGGTTGCTATTAGTTTGCTCTTTAGCCCAGCATTTGCCAGCACGCAAGCGACGTTTGTCCAGTCGATAAAGCTAATTATGAGATCAGCCCTTTGCTCTTTAAAAAGCGCTCTAAGAGCCAAAATTTTCTTAAATTTTAAAGCCAGTCCCGAGCCAGTGACGTTAAGGTTTATGATATTTATCTTTTCACTAAATTTATAAAGCCCAAGGTCTTCTTCAAGAATAGCGATAGTGATCTCATTGTCTTTGCAAAGCTCATTTGCAAGCACGTTTAGCACACGTTCAGCCCCGCCGTTTCTAAGCGCAGCTATGACAAAAAGAATTTTCACTTCACACCTCCAAGCTTTAAAAGCTCCAGCCATTTTTTATAAATTTGCTCCACGCTAAACTCATCAAGTCTAGCTCTTGCGTTTTTGGTAAATTCGCCCATTTTTGCTTCATCTTGCAGCAAATTTGCAAGCTTTTCGCTCATCTGATCAGCGTCATTTATCTCGCAAAGCAAGCCATCAAAACCATCTTTTATAAGCTCTTTTGCCCCGCTAGTTCTTGTCGCAACCCGCACACAGTCGTAGTTTATCGCCTCTATCAATGTGTTTCCAAGACCCTCGAAATTTGAACAAGAGAGCAGCACCTTTGCCCTTTTATAAAGCGAGGCGATGTCACTTACATTGCCTAAAAACTGGACATCAGCGCCTAAATTTTTAGCTAAATTTTCTAAATTTGCTCTCTCGCCGCCATCTCCAGCGACAGCGAATTTATAGCCGCTTTGCTTTAGGCTTGCAGCCACTCTTACAAACATTTCGCAGTTTTTTATCTTATTTAGTCTGCCAACAAAGATGACTAAATTTTCTTTATCAAAACTCTCACTGCGCACCTCTTCAAAGAGTGGGTTGTAAATTTTCATCACATTTTTGCAAAATTTCGAGTAGTAGCTAAGATCCTCGTCGCTTAATACGCTAAGTGCGTTAGCAAATGGATAGCTTATGCGTCTTAGCACCTTAAAAATGGCTCTTTTTGGTGCAAGATAGTTTGTGTGCTCGCTTATGATTATAGGCGTTTTTAGCCCAGCTGAGCTAAAGAGCACCAAGGTATTTACGGCATCTAAAAATGATATCACAGCGTCAAATTTGC
This genomic stretch from Campylobacter concisus harbors:
- the pglA gene encoding N,N'-diacetylbacillosaminyl-diphospho-undecaprenol alpha-1,3-N-acetylgalactosaminyltransferase; this encodes MARIGFLSHADMSIHFFRRPIMQALKDMGHEVFAIAPKGNFTNELAKSFHTVTYELDKASLNPLTVINNSKKLSQILGELNLDLLQTGAHKSNVFGTFAAKNAGIKHVINLVEGLGSFYIDDDIKTKAVRFVMESLYKLSFAKADACIFVNDADPDYLISKNLIDKSKVYRIKSVGVDTAKFDPAITQAADLGEKKVVLMIARAMWHKGVREFYEAAEILNGYKNCEFVFVGEGFAGNKSTANESFLKGGKVRYLGARNDIPQLLKASYLLALPSYKEGFPRTVLEAMSMAKAVVASDVTGCNEAVREGYNGLLCKVKDASDLASKIKILLDDEELCAKLGANGRNWAVSEFDEKQIAKRYIEIYRKFIDV
- a CDS encoding glycosyltransferase, which produces MRILFVTSTLRSGGAERVCAVIASRFSMDHEVSLVKFDKDEPFYELASGVKLINLGVGADELGFVGNLKKRVSKVLALRALIREGKFDAVISFLDAVNTLVLFSSAGLKTPIIISEHTNYLAPKRAIFKVLRRISYPFANALSVLSDEDLSYYSKFCKNVMKIYNPLFEEVRSESFDKENLVIFVGRLNKIKNCEMFVRVAASLKQSGYKFAVAGDGGERANLENLAKNLGADVQFLGNVSDIASLYKRAKVLLSCSNFEGLGNTLIEAINYDCVRVATRTSGAKELIKDGFDGLLCEINDADQMSEKLANLLQDEAKMGEFTKNARARLDEFSVEQIYKKWLELLKLGGVK
- the pglJ gene encoding N-acetylgalactosamine-N,N'-diacetylbacillosaminyl-diphospho-undecaprenol 4-alpha-N-acetylgalactosaminyltransferase, translating into MKKLAVFLYSMGPGGAERNVANLLPFLIKRYEVHLILMSKVIAYEIPNEVKIHFIENSDPYESGLKKLARLFLAMPMLAFKYKNLCQSLNIDTQFVLMNRPCYIAGVARILGLKARLVISERSCPSILYKDDLSGRVNKFLLTHLYKKADLILANAAGNKEDLVRNFGMSEAKTKVLYNALDLKTINLLKDEPLESDFKPFFINIGRLDSGKNQAMLIKIIASINDPCATLGILGKGPLKDELQNLIDKFGVGERVKLLGTDKNPFRHIKNASCLLCASRFEGFSNVLLEALACEKTIISTEHKSGAKELLGESEFGILVPVDDENAMKEAMIKVLNEPKIRQNFENVAYNRAKFFDSENIASELIKFLENPNE
- the pglE gene encoding UDP-N-acetylbacillosamine transaminase; the protein is MDRVFLSPPNMSGKEQEYIKKVFESNYIAPLGEYVNKFEDSIKAYTGAKDALALCAGTAALHLALRVLGVKEGDLVLASSFTFMASVSPILYEKATPVFIDSDESWNLSPELLKKAISNLPKKPKALVLTHLYGQASKMKEICEICQNEGIALVEDAAEALGGFYGGKALGTFGVMGGYSFNGNKIITTSGGGMLVGDSEFVEKARFYSTQAREPLLHYEHKDYGYNYRLSNVLGAIGVAQMEVLEKRVEQKRKVFDIYEKELGDILEFMPELPNSRGNRWLTTGVFAKKDAHLKVIKALADANIESRPLWKPMHMQPVFKGALSFVDGYSEDLFSRGICLPSGSDMSEQTQERVIKIVKENA
- the pglC gene encoding undecaprenyl phosphate N,N'-diacetylbacillosamine 1-phosphate transferase, with translation MYRNFLKRVIDILGALFLLILTSPIIIATAIFIYFKVSRDVIFTQARPGLNEKIFKIYKFKTMSDERDANGELLPDEQRLGRFGKLIRSLSLDELPQLFNVLKGDMSFIGPRPLLVEYLPIYNETQKHRHDVRPGITGLAQVNGRNAISWEKKFEYDVYYAKNLSFMLDVKIALQTIEKVLKRSGVSKEGQATTEKFNGKN
- a CDS encoding glycosyltransferase, with translation MKILFVIAALRNGGAERVLNVLANELCKDNEITIAILEEDLGLYKFSEKINIINLNVTGSGLALKFKKILALRALFKEQRADLIISFIDWTNVACVLANAGLKSKLIATEHHEHSYLKSKIASAMRDISYLFVDGLSVLSKSDYDYYKFAKNREVIHNPLFIDVPENCEKQNVILSVARLEVVKGYDIYFEALSKVDKSLLDGWEIKIAGSGRQEAELKQMASNLGLNVKFLGHMSDVSKLYSEAKIFTLSSRSEGLSNVLIESGAFGCTRLSSDTVGARELINDGIDGLIFKNGDSNDLKEKLEMLLKDENLRQKLAKNASESANLFSKENIIKQWREFIKKVVSK
- the pglD gene encoding UDP-N-acetylbacillosamine N-acetyltransferase translates to MAKTKKIYIYGASGHGLVVADIARSNGYDEIVFLDDASERKFSPELEKADIIIAIGDNKTRQKISQKVEVAGFEIVNLIHKSAVVSESSVIEKGAVVMPNAVINAKACIKEGAIINSGAVIEHECVIGKFAHISPNAALAGNVSVGEFTHIGIGSSVIQGISIGKNCIIGAGSVVVRDIKDGIKAYGVPACERAKI
- a CDS encoding STT3 domain-containing protein, with translation MNRNLFFKNYSLYLMIFVAVIFGMVCRLYWVFWASEYPVFFWNNELMISTNDGYAFAEGARDMLASFHQENDLSYYGYPLSTLTYWIVKFLGVKLETAMIYMSVFFSSLVAVPVILIANEYKAKMAGFIAALLAVIANSYYNRTMAGYYDTDMLIIPLSVFVVWGLVRVLEKKDAKSLIIAPLSVLIYMWWYMSAFSLISILTGLFLLYTLIFDRKNPLFYLEISLLLLAISNLDLTLKFIVVIAIYALCLLKKDVINLKFVLSVLAVIFIVFVIRGGLNPIIFQLKFYVFRDAPEVGGMSFHFFNVNQTIQESSVVDFTLFCERISANVITFLISLAGVALFCYKHRSFAVSLGMLALGFLAFKSGLRFTIYAVPIMALGFGYLVEFVLTNLKLKGAVLNLIRAFIAALVLAPALIHIYGYKAEPVFVNKEVEILNKLKGIAGREDYVVAWWDYGYPIRYYSDVKTLIDGGKHLGRENFAVSFALGSDEMSSANMARLDVEYTERNFKEHFNGNLAQILKDRNLSVDQFFSEIKEANFSLPAKSREIYYYLPDRMLSIFPTILQFSKIDLKSGKNLNNGLFITTRAISQSEKGIRLSGGFTLTSDVTNLIYDGNVLPLRSFIETDYNEAGKLNVKEYKNNESSNISVIFMRDYGRFIILDESILNSAYIQLFVLERYDPKVFEPVILDGAAKVYRLKR